A region of Ictidomys tridecemlineatus isolate mIctTri1 chromosome 4, mIctTri1.hap1, whole genome shotgun sequence DNA encodes the following proteins:
- the LOC101959598 gene encoding olfactory receptor 10AG1, with protein sequence MLYLLTMKYEEIQAEENVSTVAQFVLLGFSELPNLQGFLSGVFSIIYMVILIGNSLIVIITRLDPALHKPMYFFLAHFSTLEICYVSVTLPRYLVSLWTWDRSISLLSCATQMCLFLALGTAECFLLAVMAYDRYMAICNPLHYPVVMTPKKCHQLAIGSWLGGMSVQIGQTCRIFTLHFCYSNQINHFFCDILPILKLACGDTSIQEISIYVVVMLVAAVPFLLILVSYSKIIATILRLPTAQGRTKAFSTCSSHLLVVVLFFGTASITYFRPKSNHSAGTDKLLSLFYTIVTPTFNPVIYSLRNQDVIAAFKRLLLKT encoded by the coding sequence ATGAAGTATGAAGAGATACAAGCTGAAGAAAATGTCTCCACAGTGGCGCAGTTTGTTCTGCTGGGATTTTCTGAACTTCCAAACCTCCAAGGCTTTCTATCTGGGGTGTTCTCCATCATTTACATGGTTATCCTCATTGGGAACAGTCTCATAGTCATAATAACCAGGCTAGATCCTGCGCTGCACAAACCCATGTATTTTTTCCTGGCACATTTTTCTACACTGGAAATCTGTTATGTTTCAGTCACTCTCCCGAGGTATCTGGTCAGTCTTTGGACTTGGGATAGGAGCATCTCGCTACTGAGCTGTGCCACCCAAATGTGCCTCTTCCTTGCACTGGGAACTGCAGAATGTTTCCTTCTGgctgtgatggcctatgaccgctacaTGGCCATCTGCAACCCTCTGCACTATCCTGTAGTCATGACCCCAAAGAAGTGCCATCAACTGGCCATTGGCTCCTGGCTTGGGGGAATGTCAGTCCAGATAGGGCAAACATGTCGGATATTCACTCTGCATTTCTGTTATTCTAACCAAATCAACCACTTTTTCTGTGACATACTTCCCATTCTCAAGCTAGCCTGTGGGGACACCTCTATACAGGAGATATCTATCTATGTAGTAGTGATGTTGGTTGCTGCAGTCCCTTTTCTGTTGATACTAGTCTCTTATAGCAAGATCATTGCCACCATTCTGAGGTTGCCAACAGCCCAAGGACGCACTAAGGCATTCTCCACTTGCTCCTCCCACCTGCTggttgtggttttattttttggaacaGCTTCGATTACCTACTTCAGGCCCAAATCCAATCATTCTGCAGGAACTGACAAACTGCTCTCTCTTTTCTATACTATAGTGACTCCCACATTCAATCCTGTGATATACAGCCTCAGGAACCAGGACGTGATTGCTGCATTCAAAAGACTCTTGCTTAAAACATAG
- the LOC101959895 gene encoding olfactory receptor 10AG1, translating into MKHEEIQAEDNVSTVVQFVLLGFSEFPNLQDFLPGVFSIIYVAILIGNSLIVIITRLDPALHKPMYFFLAHFSILEICYVSVTLPRILVSLWTKDRSISLLSCATQLCFFLELGTAECFFLAVMSYDRYLAICSPLHYPLVMNPKKCHLLAAGSWLGGMPVQIGQTCQIFSLHFCYSNQINHFFCDIPPIFKLACGDTSVHEVSVYVVVMLAAVVPFVLILASYSKIIATILRLPTAQGCTKAFSTCSSHLLVVVLFFGTASITYFRPKSNHSAGTDKLLSLFYTIVTPMFNPVIYTLRNQDVIAALKRVFLKT; encoded by the coding sequence ATGAAGCATGAAGAGATACAAGCTGAAGACAATGTCTCCACAGTGGTGCAGTTTGTCCTGCTGGGATTTTCTGAATTTCCAAACCTCCAAGACTTTCTACCTGGGGTGTTCTCCATCATTTACGTGGCTATCCTCATTGGGAACAGTCTCATAGTCATAATAACCAGGCTGGACCCTGCACTGCACAaacccatgtactttttcctggCACATTTTTCTATACTGGAAATCTGTTATGTTTCAGTCACTCTCCCGAGGATTCTGGTCAGCCTTTGGACTAAGGATAGAAGCATCTCCCTACTGAGCTGTGCCACCCAATTGTGCTTCTTCCTTGAACTGGGAACTGCAGAATGTTTCTTTCTGGCTGTGATGTCCTATGACCGCTATTTGGCCATCTGCAGCCCTCTGCACTATCCTCTGGTCATGAACCCAAAGAAGTGCCATCTACTGGCAGCTGGCTCCTGGCTTGGGGGAATGCCAGTCCAGATAGGGCAAACATGCCAGATATTCTCTCTGCATTTCTGTTATTCTAACCAAATCaaccacttcttctgtgacatACCCCCCATTTTCAAGCTAGCCTGTGGGGACACCTCAGTGCATGAGGTGTCTGTCTATGTAGTAGTGATGTTGGCTGCTGTAGTCCCTTTTGTCTTGATACTAGCCTCTTATAGCAAGATCATTGCCACCATTCTGAGGTTGCCAACAGCCCAAGGATGCACTAAGGCATTCTCCACTTGCTCCTCCCACCTGCtggttgttgttttattttttggaacaGCTTCGATTACCTATTTCAGGCCCAAATCCAACCATTCTGCAGGAACTGACAAACTACtctctctgttctacaccatagTGACTCCCATGTTCAATCCTGTGATATACACCCTCAGGAACCAGGATGTGATTGCTGCACTCAAAAGagtatttcttaaaacataa
- the LOC101960465 gene encoding olfactory receptor 10AG1, protein MTCTLVKSFPQMKHEEIEADDNVSTVVQFVLLGFSEFPNLQGLLTVAFSIIYMVILIGNSLIVIITRLDPALHKPMYFFLSHFSMLEICYVSVILPRYLVSLWTCDRSISLLSCAAQMCIFLGLGTAECFLLAVMAYDRYLAICNPLHYPLIMNPRKCHFLAAGSWLGGITVQIGQTCWIFSLHFCHSNQINHFFCDLPNILKLACGDTSVHEVSVHVVVILVATVPFILILVSYIKIIATILRLPTAQGRAKAFSTCSSHLLVVVLFFGSGSITYFSPKSNHSAGTNKLLSLFYTIVTPMFNPVIYSLRNQDVIAALKRLFLKT, encoded by the coding sequence ATGACTTGTACTTTGGTTAAATcttttccacagatgaagcatGAGGAGATAGAAGCAGATGACAATGTCTCCACTGTGGTGCAGTTTGTTCTGCTGGGATTTTCTGAATTCCCAAACCTCCAAGGCCTTCTAACTGTGGCGTTCTCCATCATTTACATGGTTATCCTCATTGGAAACAGTCTCATAGTCATAATAACCAGGCTGGATCCTGCACTGCACAAacccatgtatttttttctgtcacaTTTTTCTATGCTGGAAATCTGTTATGTTTCAGTCATACTCCCCAGGTATCTGGTCAGTCTTTGGACTTGTGATAGGAGCATCTCCCTACTGAGCTGTGCTGCCCAAATGTGCATCTTTCTTGGACTGGGAACTGCAGAATGTTTCCTCCTGgctgtgatggcctatgaccgctatctGGCCATCTGCAACCCTCTGCACTATCCTCTCATCATGAACCCAAGGAAGTGCCATTTTCTGGCCGCTGGCTCCTGGCTCGGGGGAATAACAGTCCAGATAGGGCAAACATGCTGGATATTCTCACTGCATTTCTGTCATTCTAACCAAATCAATCACTTCTTTTGTGACCTACCCAATATTCTTAAGCTAGCCTGTGGTGACACTTCAGTGCATGAGGTGTCTGTCCATGTAGTAGTGATATTGGTTGCTACAGTACCTTTTATATTGATACTTGTCTCTTATATCAAGATCATTGCCACTATTCTGAGGTTGCCCACAGCCCAAGGACGTGCTAAGGCATTCTCTACTTGCTCCTCTCACCTGCTggttgtagttttattttttggatcTGGTTCCATTACCTATTTCAGTCCCAAATCCAACCATTCTGCAGGAACTAACAAACTGCtctctcttttctacaccatagTGACTCCCATGTTCAATCCTGTGATATACAGCCTCAGGAATCAGGATGTGATTGCTGCACTCAaaagattatttcttaaaacatag
- the LOC101977994 gene encoding olfactory receptor 5W2, producing MNVENCSSLNEFIFLGITSNADLKVILFSIFLLIYLISLLGNLGMIFLIRVDPQLHTPMYFFLSHLSFCDLCYSTATGPKMLVDIFAKNKSMSFLGCALQFLIFCTFADSECVLLAVMAFDRYKAISNPLLYTVNMSGRVCYLLMARVYFIGLADALIHTTLAFHLCFCGSNEINHFFCDLPPLFLLSCSDTQVNELVVFTIFGFIELSTIFGVLVSYGYIISSVLKIHCAEGRLKAFSICASHFTAVAIFQGAVFFIYFRPSSSYSLDQDKMTSLFYILVIPMLNPLIYSLRNKDVKEALQKLKNRILF from the coding sequence atgaacgTGGAAAATTGTTCGTCCTtgaatgaattcattttcttgggAATTACTAGTAATGCTGACCTCAAAGTGATCCTTTTTAGCATATTTCTACTGATTTACCTCATTAGCCTTCTGGGAAATCTCGGAATGATCTTCTTAATCAGAGTGGACCCCCAGcttcacactccaatgtactttttcctcagccacCTCTCTTTCTGTGACCTCTGCTATTCCACAGCAACTGGGCCCAAGATGCTTGTGGACATATTTGCCAAGAACAAATCAATGTCTTTCCTGGGATGTGCTCTGCAGTTCTTGATATTCTGTACCTTTGCAGATTCTGAGTGTGTACTTCTGGCAGTGATGGCCTTTGATAGGTACAAGGCCATTAGCAACCCCTTGCTGTATACAGTTAACATGTCTGGCAGGGTTTGTTACTTGCTTATGGCTAGGGTTTACTTCATAGGCCTGGCAGATGCTTTGATACATACAACATTGGCATTCCACTTATGTTTCTGTGGTTCTAATGAGATTAATCATTTCTTCTGTGATTTACCaccacttttcctcctttcctgttCTGACACACAGGTCAATGAGCTGGTAGTATTCACCATTTTTGGATTCATTGAACTGAGTACCATTTTTGGAGTCCTTGTCTCTTATGGCTACATCATCTCATCAGTCTTAAAAATCCACTGTGCTGAGGGGAGGCTCAAAgctttctccatctgtgcctccCACTTTACTGCTGTTGCAATTTTCCAGGGAGctgtattctttatatattttcggCCAAGTTCTTCCTACTCTCTAGATCAAGATAAAATGACATCACTGTTTTACATCCTTGTCATTCCCATGTTGAACCCTCTGATTTATAGCCTACGCAACAAGGATGTGAAAGAGGCCCTGCAAAagcttaaaaatagaatattgttctaa